GAGGCATTTATGTTAAAGCCACAAGCAACAATGTAATTGCAGAAGAAGCACCGGTCGCATACAAATCAAGCAGTGAAGTGGTAAATGTGGTGCACAGAGCAGGATTATCATTGGAAGTTGCAAGGCTTGAGCCTCTGGGAGTGATAAAAGGATGAAATGTAAAGCAGGGATTGCCTGGGATTCTGAAGGTTTTATAAACAAATATATAGCCGGCTGTGGAACAAGCTGTGAGCCTGTAACACCACAGATGCTTGGCGCACCGTATTACAGAGGAAATTTTAATGCACTTGTTATCCCGACCGGGTTTGGAAACAGTATGTATTCCTCGATTCTTCCGGCTCTTCGCGCATCATCCGGCAGAATTGAAAAATTTGTTAAAAAGGGAGGACGGGTAATAGCATTTGGTGCTATGACAAATGATTCAGATTCATACAACTGGCTTCCGTTTAAATGTGAATATGTACATGAATATTTCAGCGCTTCTGTTAGTGATGATAATGCCGGTGAATTCCACGGATTTTTAGAGGATTTCGATGCATCAAATGTTGAATGTGACGGTTATTTCAAAACAAAAGATGTTGATTTTGATGTAATTGCAAAGACTGAAGATGAAAAAGCAGTTATGATAGCAAAAAAATACGGTGACGGATATTACCTTGTAACCTCAGTTCATGAACTGCCTTCCAAATCTTTCATCCGGAAATTCTGTTCTGGCAATGTAGAAATTTTATTTTAGTTATAGGACAGACAAGAAACGTAAAATGTTTACAGGAGAATAAAATGAGTGAACACAAATTATCTGCAGATTCAGATGCCTCTGATTTTTTGCCGGTTGCAATGGCAATACACCGCATAATAAGGCTTCCTGTCACTGCCCGTTCCAAAAACTGTAGGGGAGTGCAGATTGAAAACGGACATGTCGTAAATGATGATTATTCAGGGCCTGTATTAGAAGAAGTTATAAAGCTAAACAGCCTTTTAAAGACCAGTCCTCCGGATGGCCCATACAAAGGGGTTCCTGTAATTGTAGCCCCTATCAGAGATCAAAACGGAGAAGCAACAGGGGCAATCGGAGTTGTTGATTTCGCAGGAGTATTTGATCTTGCAACATTAATGGAACACCAGTCTGCAATATTAAAGCAGGTATGCGGTAAAGATCCGTGTCCTCTGCCTTCTGAATTATCAGCTTCAAAAAAGTAATAGAAGGTAATTATAATGAATAAAACTGCTGAAAAAATTCTTGCTATACTTGAAAAAAGGAAAGGTCCGGTGTCTGGTGAAGAAATAAGCAGAGATCTTGATATTACCAGATCTGCTGTATGGAAACAGATTAATGAGCTTAAAAATAAAGGTTATCAGATAAATTCATCAAAAACAGAGGGTTATGAATTGATTGCTCCATCTGATCTTTTGCTTCCATATGAGATAAAAAAATACTTAAAAACCAATTTTATTGGTCAGGATATTTTCCATTTTCAGACAACTCCTTCAACAACATGGATTGCAAAAGATTTGTGCCGAAAAGAAGAACCTGACTCATTAAACGGTACAATTATTATAGCCGAAGAACAGACCGGAGGTGTTGGCCGTCTTGGAAGAGCATGGTTTTCACCAAAGGGAGGAATATGGGCTACAATAATTCTAAAGCCAAAAGTTCCGATTGAAAGGCTGTTTTTTGTGACAATGGCAGGATCAATTGCTGTTGCAAGAGCTATAAGGCAGATGTACAATATTGGTGCTCTTATAAAGTGGCCAAATGACATATACATTGGCGATAAAAAAATATCCGGTATTCTTCTGGAATTATCAGCAGAGGCAGACCAGATTCACTATTGCCTTCTTGGAATGGGAATTGATGCAAATATAAGCCCTGATGATCTTCAGGATGGGATGAAAACTCCGGTAACCTCACTTAATGTCGAAACAGGAGAAGATATAAATCGTGCCAAATTCCTTGCGAATGTTTTACTTGAATTTGAAAGGAGATTAAATCTTATTGAAGAAGGTGAATATGAGTCTCTTGTAAGGGAATGGAAGAGTCTTTCACTGACGCTTGAAAAAAGAGTAAGAATTACAACACCCAGAAAGACAATTGAGGGTGAGGCAATGGATATAGACGACCATGGCGCTTTGATAATCAAAAAAGACAATGGTATGGTTGAAAAAGTCCTTTCCGGAGATTGTACCCCAATCTGAATAAATCTGAATTTGGTATGAAAGTCAAAATCCCTGATAAACTTTCATCACTTTTTGTGTGATGAAAAAAGCTCATCATGGGGCTTTTACATGAAAGATACTTCGTAACTTACATGAAACAGTTAGCATGAAATATAATTTCATGGACGTTTTTTGAATAAATTAATTTTTTATCGGGTTTTAAATATCAGATTTTGGTATTCTGAAAATATTTATATGCATTTTTTCTTCTTATCACGTGCATTATCCGCCAGATTTTAGAAATCTATATCTTGTCAACCACAAAATAAAATGAGGTTGACATAGATGTACGGTGATGAAAAAAGAACACAGATTATTTCCCAGACCGGGCTTTTTATTGCATTAACTGCTATTGGAAGTTATATTACAATACCTATGATACCTGTTCCTTTTACTCTGCAGACCCTTTTTGTTCTTCTTTGTGGATGTATTATGAAAAGGTATGCAGTAGTTGCCATATCACTGTATTTAATAATTGGTCTTATTGGTCTTCCTGTTTTTCACCAGTTAACATCAGGGCCGGGAATTCTTTTGGGCCCTACCGGCGGTTATCTTATAGGGTTTGTCGCGGCATCGTTTATTGTAGGTATTTTTTATGAGAAAAAAAGCAGAATTCTAAGAATATCCGGACTTTTTTTTGGAACCGCAGCAATATTGGTATTTGGAGTGTTATGGATAGCAGTCTCAAGTGGAATTTCCATATGGTCGGCATTTTTAATCGGCGCTGTTCCTTTCGTTGTTGGAGATTTAATAAAATTCATTCTTGCTTTTCTCATATCTGAAAGAGTTGAAGGTATTGATGATTGATTTACAAAATATTAAACACAAAATACTTGATATAGACAATTTCCAGATACCAAAAGGTTATACATGCATAATAGGAGAGAATGGGAGCGGAAAAAGTACGCTTTTAAATTTACTCTCCGGAATGGATCTGTCAGAAAAAGGCAGTGTTTATGTAAACAGAAGACGAATCCGGGATATAAACGTAGGATATGTTCCTGAATGTCCTGAAAGGCAGATTATTTTTGAGTTGGTTTTTGATGAGATAATCTCTCCGCTTCGTTTTTCCTTTGTAATATCTGATGAGGCATCAGAAAAAACAATGGCGATTTCAAAACTGCTTGGCATCACTCATCTTTTAGATAAAAAAACATTTGCACTTTCAGGTGGCGAGAAAGCATTTGTCTCACTGGCAGTGGCAATTGTGTCATCACCTGAGCTTTTGATTCTTGATGAACCGGATTCTCATCTTGATTTTGACACAGCGGGAAAATTAATGTCTGTTTTGAAAAAATCAGGCACTGATTATGTTATTCACTGTACACAAAATATGGAGATTGCCAAAACGGCTGATTTTCTGATATATATGGAAAAAGGCAGAATAAAATTCAGCGGTCATCCGGAAACTGTTTTTAAAAATTTAAAAAACACAAATTTTTTTCCGGTTATGTGGAGGCTTGAAGAAATTGTCGGATAATTTATCTGAGCCTCAGATAATTTTAAAAGATTTAATTTTAAAAAGAGACGGATTTACTCTTTTAGCTAATGGCGTCTTTGAAAAAGGCGTACATCTTATCACCGGAAAAATAGGGTGTGGCAAAACAACTCTTTCAATGGCTCTTGCCGGCTATCTAAGACAAGAGTCCGGTCTGATAGAATGCAAAAATATTGAAAAAACGCTCCTTTCTATGCAGTTTCCCGAGTACCATCTGACCGGACTGACACTCGAAGATGAAATTAAATCCTGGGGACTGTCCTCTGATGAAATATTAGATAAATCAGAACTATGTGGATATGGAAAAACCGACCCTATGAAAATGTCAAGAGGGGAATTAAAAAGACTTCATCTGGTATGTATTTTATCTAAAAGAAAAGATCTGTTAATTCTTGATGAACCGTTCAGCACTCTGAGTCCAATGTGGAAAGAACGTTTCTGCAATAATCTGGCGATTCAGGAAGGCATCACTATTATTTTCACGCATGAACAGACTTATTTTCCAAAAACAGATTATATCTGGGATATCGATTCAGGAGAGCTGAATTATATAGGTCATGTTCCTGAGTGCCTGGATTCCTGGAAAAGTGCTCCTGAATATATCAAAACAGCACTTAAAAAAGGTGTTTTGCCAAAAAATATCAGGTTTGAAGATACTCTGGAGGCAATATGCAGGATGCAAGATTAAGAATATTTTCAATATTTTTGCTATCATTTTCGGCATTTACCAGTATTACAGGTGCAGGACTTGTTTTCATATGGTGGCTTTTTTTTTCAGAAAGGGAAAAATCAATTCCGTCAGTCAGAATATTTCTGGGATTTTTTTTCTTAACATCAGCAGTTGCTTTTTTTATGGAGATTAGAGGTTTTAACGGACTTTTTTACTTCTGCAAAATGATTGTTATTCTGCTTGTTGCCTGCTGGGCATTTAGTCATATTACATCTAAGGATTTACTAAATTTCATGACCTGGATGTTTGGCCAGAAATATGGTTTTGAACTGGGGCTGATATCAGCAATAGCGCTTAATAAAATAAAATTAACATCAGAAGATTACAGTCGGGCAAAGATTGCATACAGCATTAAAAAAACAAAAATAAGATGGTATGACTACATATCCGTTTTGGGAAATATTTTCATATGGTCGCTTAGGGACGCATCACAGCAGGGAAAAATTCTGGCACTTCGCGGATACACATTTGGCGGAAGTATGCAGCCTTCATTTGAGAAGTCGAAAAATGACATAATACCTGCCTTTCTGGCAATAACGATTTTTTTATTCTCTTTTTCCACCTTAGTGACATATTTATAGTTCGGATGAGAAAGTTATTAGAGACCTGATAACTTTAAAAATATCGATACAAGCCGCCCTTTTTGGAGGTAATTTATGAGTGTGACAAATCCTGTAAAGATAACAGATACTACCCTTAGGGATGCACATCAGTCCTTGATCGCAACGCGTTTAAGGACTGAGGATATGATCCCTGTTGCCCGTGAGATAGATAAAGCTGGCTTTTTTTCAGTTGAAGCATGGGGCGGTGCAACTTTTGACAGCTGTATAAGATATCTAAATGATGATCCCTGGCAAAGGCTCTCTGATTTAAATTCTGTTTTGAAAAACACTCCTATACAGATGTTGTTACGTGGACAAAATCTTGTAGGCTACAAGCATTATCCTGATGATGTTGTTGAAAAATTCATTGAGGCCGCAGGCAGAAACGGTGTTGATATCTTCCGTATATTTGATGCCTTAAATGACATTCGGAACATGGAAAAATCAATGGAAACTGTAAAGGACATTGGTGCGCATCTTCAGGGAACAATAAGTTATACAACAAGTCCTGTCCACTCAACAGAAAAATTTATTGGATTTGCCGAGGCTCTTTACTCAAAAGGCTGTGACTCAATATGCATAAAAGATATGGCCGGCCTGATTATGCCAAAAGCGGCAAAAGAGTTGATCACAGGAATAAAAGATAAAGTAGACATTCCGGTAAACCTGCATTCTCATTCAACAAGCGGAATATCTCCTATGAGCTATCAGGCGGCGATAGAAGCAGGTGTTGATATACTTGATACGGCTATGTCTCCGTTTGCCATGGGAACATCACAACCTCCGACAGAAAGCGTTGTTGCAAGCTTGAAAGACACAGATCGTGATACAGGTATCGATCTGATGAAGCTTAAGGATATCAAGAATCAGTGTATGCTGATGAGAGAAAAATACGCAGGACTGATTGATCCAATTTCTGAGAGAATCGACAGTGACGTACTTATCTATCAGCTTCCAGGCGGAATGATCTCAAACCTTGTTTCACAGCTAAAAGAGCAAAATGCCCTTGATAAAATTGATCTTGTCCATAATGAAATTCCTCATGTAAGGAAGGATTTGGGCTATCCGCCTCTTGTTACACCGACAAGTCAGATTGTTGGAACACAGGCAGTTCTAAATGTACTGATGGGCGGGGAGAGATACTCAAACGTCACACAGGAAGTAAAAGACTATGTAAGAGGTCTTTATGGAAAACCGCCCGGAAAAATATCAGATGAGATAATCAAAAAGATAATAGGAGACCAGAATCCTTTTTCCGGAAGACCGGGCGATCTTTTAGAACCTTTATATTCCAAGATGGCAAAAGAAGCCGCTGAGAAAGGTCTTGTCAAAAAGGATGAGGATATTCTTACATACATTTTATATCCTGCAATCGCACCCTCCTTTTTGAAGGGAGAGAGAAATGCAGAGGCAATACCAAAGTTATCTGCCAAATATGCATCCCGTTCTTCTGAGATTCCAAGCTGTATGGAGGTTGAAGTTGACGGAGAAATATTTTCGGTAAGAATTCTCTCAGTAGAAGGCAGTGCAGTTGAATCCGCAGATTCTGTGGGTGCAAAGAAGATTCCGCGTGACATTAAAGGCGGAATTATGAGCAATATGCAGGGAATGGTTTTGAAGGTTGAGACTAACATCGGCGCACAGGTAAAACCCGGAGACACTCTTGTTGTCCTTGAGGCAATGAAGATGGAAAACCCGATAAAATCCACAAAGGAAGGAAAAGTAACACAGATTTTTGTGGATGAAGGTGATACTGTGCAAAACGGTGACGTTTTGCTGGTGATTGAATGAAGTATTTTGAAAAAGTACTGATTGCAAACCGCGGTGAGATTGCAATAAGGATAATGCGTGCCTGCAGAGAACTTGGAATAGAGACGGTTGCAATTTATTCGGAGCCTGATAAAAATTCCCTGCATGTAAAGTATGCAGATGAGGCATTTCCTGTTGGCGAGGCTCATCCCTCTAAGAGTTATTTAAATAAGGATAAGATAATAAAAACCGCCCGTCAGGCAGGAGCAGATGCTATTCATCCGGGATATGGTTTTCTTGCGGAAAATTCCGGATTTGCAAAACTCTGTGAAGAAGAAAATATAAATTTTATCGGTCCTTCATGGAAGTCAATTGAAGCTATGGGCTCAAAACTCGGCTCCAAACATATGATGGAAAAGGCAGGTGTGCCTGTTCTGCCATATACTCCTGAGGGTGTGAAGTCCATTGACGAGGCAAAAAAAATTGCTGGAAAAATTGGCTATCCTGTTATCGTCAAAGCCAGTGCAGGTGGTGGCGGAATTGGAATGCAGATTGTTGAATCTGAAGATGGGTTAGAAGAAGCAATTGAAAAGGGAATGAGGATTGCACAATCTGCTTTTGGCGACCCAACTGTTTTTATTGAGAAATATCTTGTAAAGCCCAGGCATATTGAATTTCAGATTCTTTGCGACAAACAGGGAAACGGTGTCCATTTATTTGACAGGGAATGCTCCATACAAAGAAGACATCAAAAGCTTGTCGAAGAAGCACCCTGTCCTATAATGACTGATGAATTAAGGGAGAAAATGTCACATTCTGCTCTTAAGGTAGCTGAGGTTTCTGGATATTATAATGCCGGAACAGTTGAATTCCTCTATTCCGAGGGTAATTACTACTTTATGGAGATGAATACACGTCTTCAGGTGGAGCATACTGTAACTGAGATGATAACTGGAGTTGACCTTGTCAGACAGCAGTTAAAGATTGCGGCAGGAGAGGATCTTTCACTGTCACAGGATGACATAACAATTCGTGGACATGCGATTGAATGCAGGATAAATGCCGAAGATCCATTAAATAACTTTACAGCAGACCCTGGCAAAATCGTAAGATACAGATCCCCTGGGGGTCCCGGAATCAGGGTTGATTCGGGAATCCATATGGGATACTCTATTCCACCAATGTATGATTCAATGATATCCAAACTTTGTTCATGGGGTATGAACAGGCAGGAGTGTATTGAAAGAATGCGTCGTGCAATCTATGAATATGTTATAATCGGTGTTCATACAACGCTTCCGATGCATCATGCTATTATGTGCGACAGGGACTTTATAACCGGAAATACACATACGCATTTCTTAACTGACGAACACATAAAAAAGAATCTTGCAAGATTCCTTCGTGACGATGAGGCTAGGATGCAGACTCTGGCGGCATCTCTGAGGCATGGAAAACAGTCTGCGGCAATAACTGCCGCTGTTAATGTATATATTCGTTCACAAAACCCTGAATCATAAAAAAAATGAAAATTCAATAATTTTCTTAAATTTTCTTAAATTAAAAAAAATCTTTTCTGAATGTTCTTTTAAAAAAGAGATATTTTCATCTGTTTTATTTTTTTATTTTATCTGTGTCTGCAAATATATCTGAAAGTACTTCAATGCCCTTTCTGATATCATCTTCATCAGAGTTTGAGAAATTAATTCTCACAGTGTTGTCTCCGCCGCCGTTTACATAAAAAGGGTATCCTGGAAGAATTGCCACATTTTTCTCCATAGCCTTTTCAAACAATTTTTGTGATGAGATATTCTGTGGTAATGTCAGCCAAATAAACATCCCGCCTTTTGGACTGGTGTGTCCAATCTCAGCCGGAAACATCTCATCCATCAGTCTGGTCATAAAACTGCATCTATTACTATATTCTGATCTGATTTTTTGGATGTGTATATCAATATCATTTGTCTGAAGATATTGCGTTATTATTCTCTGGCTGAGGTAATTTGAATGAAGATCAGATGCCTGTTTTGCGGTAGATATTTTGTCAATAATTTCTGTTGGAGCGCAAATCCATCCAAGCCTCATTCCGGGAGATATAATCTTTGAAAAAGAACCCGTCATTACACCAAGGTCCGGCAGATATTTCTTTACAGGTTCAAATATCTCGTCTGTGAAATTTAATTCGCCGTATGCATCATCTTCAATGAATAAAGTATCAGTGTCTGATAAAATTTCTCCAATTTCTTCTCTTTTTTCCCTGGAATATGTAATTCCTGAAGGATTTTGCGAATTTGGTATGCCATAAAAAATCTTTGGATTTTCTTCAGAAACTATATTTTGAAGTTCATTTGTATCAGGTCCGTCTTCAAATAATCCAACAGAGAAAAATTCAGGTTCATATAAAGAGAAGGCCTGAATAGCTCCAAGATAGCCCGGACGTTCGATTAAAACAGCATCATCTTTGTCAATCAGAATTTTTCCTAAAAGATCAAGGCATTGCTGGGAACCGTTAGTAATCAGTATTTCATCACTACTTATCAAAAGACCATACCTTTTCCTGTAACGCTCTGCGATATACTCGCGAAGCGGAAGATACCCTTCTGTATTTGAGTATTGGAGAGCATTTCTTCCATCCTCTTTTATTACGGTTTCTGCGGCCTCTAAAATACCCTCTGTATCAATAAGGGAAGGGTTTGGAAGTCCGCCGGCAAATGAGATGACTTCGGGTTGCTGTGTCACTTTTAAGATTTCCCTGATAAATGATTTGGGAGTTTTTTGTATTCTTTTTGAAAAGCAGTATTTCATCTAAAGATAGTATTTGTTTTTAAAATTATAAGGATTATTGAAAAAAAGAGATGCAATCCGGATTTTAATTTAATATTAATTTGCATAACTTTAATTAATACTATTTTTAAGCGCATATTTGTAACAAAAATGCGTAATCTTAAATTTACTTCCTTATCAATTCATATAGTTTTAAGAAGACTGAAATTAAATAAGAACTAAATTTTTAGGTGAGTATATTGGGTTCAGGAAATTTTGTACCAAAGAAGGTTTTTTTTACATCAGGCTCGGGCTCTCATCAGGACAGACTGACATCGTTTGAAATGGCACTCCGAAAGGCTTCTATTGAGTGCTATAACCTCGTTGAAGTTAGTTCTATACTTCCTCCCAGGTGTCGGATAATTTCAAGACAAGAGGGAATTAAGGAATTGTTTCCGGGAAGCATTGTATTTACAGTAATTTCAAGATTATCTTCAAATGAGGCTGGCAGTAGAATAACTTCTTCTGTTGGTATGGCAATTCCAAAAAATCCGGAGACTGAATGGGGATATTTTGCAGAATATCATACTTTTGATGAGACAAAAGAGCAGGCCGGCAAATATTCCGAGATGATTGCAAATAATATGTATACCAGTATTTCAGACAAAATTCCGGAAAAGACAATGAATATAACAGAATCAGCAGTCGTTCCCGAGAATGGTGACTGGACAACAACAATCGCCGCGGCCGTTTTTTTAATGGAATAATTTAAAATAAAAAAATATCAGGATTTTTGCATAAAAGTCAAAAATCCCTGATAGATTTTCATCACTTTTTTGTGTGATGAAAAAAGCTCATCATGTGCGTTTTACATGAAAGTTACTTCGTAACTTACATGAAACCGGTGCATGAAAAAAATTATCATGGACGATTTTAATGAATAAAAAATTTTTAAAATCTCTTATTCAGCAAATCTTTTTGGATCCGTGTTAATATCAACAATGAATGGTTTTTTGGATTTCATAGCCTTAATTAATGCCGGCTTTAATTCATCAGGTTTTTCAACTCTTATTCCGTCTCCACCGCAGTTTTTGGCATATTCAGCAAAATCCGGATTTAATAGATCTGTTGCATAATTTTCGTAATTTTCCATCATTTGTTCGACCTGAATCATTCCAAGCTCTCTGTTAGAGAGAACGACAACAACAATTGCAAGATTGTATTTAACTGCTGTTACAAAATCCGCCATTGCCATTGAAAATCCGCCATCGCCTGTTATGCAGAATACATCCTTTTCAGGCCAGGCGATTTTAGCCGCAAGAGCGGCAGGAAAACCAAAACCCATTGTTCCAAGATAGCCGGACATTGCAAATTTCTGATTTTTAATCCTGAAATTTCTTCCAAACCACCACTGATTTTCTCCAACATCAAGACCAATTGCTGAATTCTCAGGGATTACATCAGAGAGTACTTTCATAATAAAAGGAGGCCTTATCGGGGTTTTATTTTCGTCTGCCTCTTTTAACAAAATTTCTTCCCAAATCTGTTTTAGATTTTTTATTTCAGTCAGAATTTTATTATTTTGTTTCTCATTTGCCAATTCCAAAAGCCCCGGAATTATAAGTGAACAATTTCCAAGCAGAGATATACCCTCTGAACTTTTTTCAAGTTTAAGCGGATTTGAATCAATCTGTATAATTTTCCTGTCTGTTGGCACGTTTGTAAGCTGTGAAAAACCTACTCCTGCGGTTATCAAAAGATCTGAATTATTTACAAATTCTCTTGCATGCGGAGTGCCTACAGAACCAAGAATTCCAAGATTCCATTCATTGTAATCTGATATTATACCTTTTGCGCGAAATGTGGTGACAATCGGAGCCTTTATTTTATTGCTTAGTTTAAGAATTTCATCTCTGCAGTCCCTGCATCCCCATCCGATAATTATTACAGGATTTTTTGCTTTGTCAATTAAATCAGCGGCCAATTTTAAAACACTACTATCAGGACTGACTTCATAATTTCCGGTAATGTTTTCTTTTTTAC
The genomic region above belongs to Methanomicrobium antiquum and contains:
- a CDS encoding DUF2111 domain-containing protein produces the protein MSEHKLSADSDASDFLPVAMAIHRIIRLPVTARSKNCRGVQIENGHVVNDDYSGPVLEEVIKLNSLLKTSPPDGPYKGVPVIVAPIRDQNGEATGAIGVVDFAGVFDLATLMEHQSAILKQVCGKDPCPLPSELSASKK
- a CDS encoding biotin--[acetyl-CoA-carboxylase] ligase, which translates into the protein MNKTAEKILAILEKRKGPVSGEEISRDLDITRSAVWKQINELKNKGYQINSSKTEGYELIAPSDLLLPYEIKKYLKTNFIGQDIFHFQTTPSTTWIAKDLCRKEEPDSLNGTIIIAEEQTGGVGRLGRAWFSPKGGIWATIILKPKVPIERLFFVTMAGSIAVARAIRQMYNIGALIKWPNDIYIGDKKISGILLELSAEADQIHYCLLGMGIDANISPDDLQDGMKTPVTSLNVETGEDINRAKFLANVLLEFERRLNLIEEGEYESLVREWKSLSLTLEKRVRITTPRKTIEGEAMDIDDHGALIIKKDNGMVEKVLSGDCTPI
- a CDS encoding biotin transporter BioY, which encodes MYGDEKRTQIISQTGLFIALTAIGSYITIPMIPVPFTLQTLFVLLCGCIMKRYAVVAISLYLIIGLIGLPVFHQLTSGPGILLGPTGGYLIGFVAASFIVGIFYEKKSRILRISGLFFGTAAILVFGVLWIAVSSGISIWSAFLIGAVPFVVGDLIKFILAFLISERVEGIDD
- a CDS encoding energy-coupling factor ABC transporter ATP-binding protein → MKVLMIDLQNIKHKILDIDNFQIPKGYTCIIGENGSGKSTLLNLLSGMDLSEKGSVYVNRRRIRDINVGYVPECPERQIIFELVFDEIISPLRFSFVISDEASEKTMAISKLLGITHLLDKKTFALSGGEKAFVSLAVAIVSSPELLILDEPDSHLDFDTAGKLMSVLKKSGTDYVIHCTQNMEIAKTADFLIYMEKGRIKFSGHPETVFKNLKNTNFFPVMWRLEEIVG
- a CDS encoding ATP-binding cassette domain-containing protein; this translates as MSDNLSEPQIILKDLILKRDGFTLLANGVFEKGVHLITGKIGCGKTTLSMALAGYLRQESGLIECKNIEKTLLSMQFPEYHLTGLTLEDEIKSWGLSSDEILDKSELCGYGKTDPMKMSRGELKRLHLVCILSKRKDLLILDEPFSTLSPMWKERFCNNLAIQEGITIIFTHEQTYFPKTDYIWDIDSGELNYIGHVPECLDSWKSAPEYIKTALKKGVLPKNIRFEDTLEAICRMQD
- a CDS encoding pyruvate/oxaloacetate carboxyltransferase; translated protein: MSVTNPVKITDTTLRDAHQSLIATRLRTEDMIPVAREIDKAGFFSVEAWGGATFDSCIRYLNDDPWQRLSDLNSVLKNTPIQMLLRGQNLVGYKHYPDDVVEKFIEAAGRNGVDIFRIFDALNDIRNMEKSMETVKDIGAHLQGTISYTTSPVHSTEKFIGFAEALYSKGCDSICIKDMAGLIMPKAAKELITGIKDKVDIPVNLHSHSTSGISPMSYQAAIEAGVDILDTAMSPFAMGTSQPPTESVVASLKDTDRDTGIDLMKLKDIKNQCMLMREKYAGLIDPISERIDSDVLIYQLPGGMISNLVSQLKEQNALDKIDLVHNEIPHVRKDLGYPPLVTPTSQIVGTQAVLNVLMGGERYSNVTQEVKDYVRGLYGKPPGKISDEIIKKIIGDQNPFSGRPGDLLEPLYSKMAKEAAEKGLVKKDEDILTYILYPAIAPSFLKGERNAEAIPKLSAKYASRSSEIPSCMEVEVDGEIFSVRILSVEGSAVESADSVGAKKIPRDIKGGIMSNMQGMVLKVETNIGAQVKPGDTLVVLEAMKMENPIKSTKEGKVTQIFVDEGDTVQNGDVLLVIE
- a CDS encoding acetyl-CoA carboxylase biotin carboxylase subunit; translation: MKYFEKVLIANRGEIAIRIMRACRELGIETVAIYSEPDKNSLHVKYADEAFPVGEAHPSKSYLNKDKIIKTARQAGADAIHPGYGFLAENSGFAKLCEEENINFIGPSWKSIEAMGSKLGSKHMMEKAGVPVLPYTPEGVKSIDEAKKIAGKIGYPVIVKASAGGGGIGMQIVESEDGLEEAIEKGMRIAQSAFGDPTVFIEKYLVKPRHIEFQILCDKQGNGVHLFDRECSIQRRHQKLVEEAPCPIMTDELREKMSHSALKVAEVSGYYNAGTVEFLYSEGNYYFMEMNTRLQVEHTVTEMITGVDLVRQQLKIAAGEDLSLSQDDITIRGHAIECRINAEDPLNNFTADPGKIVRYRSPGGPGIRVDSGIHMGYSIPPMYDSMISKLCSWGMNRQECIERMRRAIYEYVIIGVHTTLPMHHAIMCDRDFITGNTHTHFLTDEHIKKNLARFLRDDEARMQTLAASLRHGKQSAAITAAVNVYIRSQNPES
- a CDS encoding PLP-dependent aminotransferase family protein, with translation MTQQPEVISFAGGLPNPSLIDTEGILEAAETVIKEDGRNALQYSNTEGYLPLREYIAERYRKRYGLLISSDEILITNGSQQCLDLLGKILIDKDDAVLIERPGYLGAIQAFSLYEPEFFSVGLFEDGPDTNELQNIVSEENPKIFYGIPNSQNPSGITYSREKREEIGEILSDTDTLFIEDDAYGELNFTDEIFEPVKKYLPDLGVMTGSFSKIISPGMRLGWICAPTEIIDKISTAKQASDLHSNYLSQRIITQYLQTNDIDIHIQKIRSEYSNRCSFMTRLMDEMFPAEIGHTSPKGGMFIWLTLPQNISSQKLFEKAMEKNVAILPGYPFYVNGGGDNTVRINFSNSDEDDIRKGIEVLSDIFADTDKIKK
- a CDS encoding pyruvoyl-dependent arginine decarboxylase, producing the protein MGSGNFVPKKVFFTSGSGSHQDRLTSFEMALRKASIECYNLVEVSSILPPRCRIISRQEGIKELFPGSIVFTVISRLSSNEAGSRITSSVGMAIPKNPETEWGYFAEYHTFDETKEQAGKYSEMIANNMYTSISDKIPEKTMNITESAVVPENGDWTTTIAAAVFLME
- a CDS encoding thiamine pyrophosphate-dependent enzyme, producing the protein MLKWRCRICGYIYDEKTGEPATNTKPETLFKDLAVEWKCPVCGAEKSEFSEISSAEKISGDSATTVSDAIVSELLKWDINVVFGLPGTSSLGIVEAIRKNKNIKYIVVRHEENAAMAASAYNKFTGKIAACLTIAGPGATNLATGLYDAKEDNSSVISINGQVRAQYTGPGGIQEIDQDAFFRPLVVYNNTIYDKHMALLLLTKALKFSIIQKGVSQISVPNNIQKEFIDIEKCKKENITGNYEVSPDSSVLKLAADLIDKAKNPVIIIGWGCRDCRDEILKLSNKIKAPIVTTFRAKGIISDYNEWNLGILGSVGTPHAREFVNNSDLLITAGVGFSQLTNVPTDRKIIQIDSNPLKLEKSSEGISLLGNCSLIIPGLLELANEKQNNKILTEIKNLKQIWEEILLKEADENKTPIRPPFIMKVLSDVIPENSAIGLDVGENQWWFGRNFRIKNQKFAMSGYLGTMGFGFPAALAAKIAWPEKDVFCITGDGGFSMAMADFVTAVKYNLAIVVVVLSNRELGMIQVEQMMENYENYATDLLNPDFAEYAKNCGGDGIRVEKPDELKPALIKAMKSKKPFIVDINTDPKRFAE